One genomic region from Pigmentibacter ruber encodes:
- the hemE gene encoding uroporphyrinogen decarboxylase codes for MTKILYNAAIGKKTEKIPLWLMRQAGRYLPEYREIRKQHSTLQMFKTPNIAAEVTLQPLKRFQLDGAILYADILLIPDALELGLNFIEKEGPKFEKTIRSQNDLNNLLNLTENIEKLIEKLSYVGETLDKVKTRLDKNVTLLGFAGAPFTVASYMIEGGSSKGEFFECKKLMFNQPDVFHSLMNILTKVTIAYLKMQIKAGAEVIQLFESWSGALSADQYNEFCLPYTKKIVDEIKMHAPVIHFFGQGAHLTKQLLEINPNVYGVDWRQNLDEVSAQLKETYISLQGNLDPLLLYAPTDSLLDHLEKCLIDGSKHQYGYIFNLGHGCTQHTPIEKVAELVKFVNAFRL; via the coding sequence ATGACGAAAATCTTGTATAATGCTGCCATTGGAAAAAAAACAGAAAAAATTCCATTGTGGCTTATGCGCCAAGCTGGTCGTTATTTACCTGAATATCGTGAAATAAGAAAACAACATTCTACTTTACAAATGTTTAAAACTCCTAATATTGCAGCTGAAGTTACTTTGCAACCATTAAAACGTTTTCAATTAGATGGAGCTATTCTTTACGCTGATATTTTACTTATTCCTGATGCATTAGAATTGGGACTTAATTTTATTGAAAAAGAAGGGCCAAAATTCGAAAAAACAATTCGCTCACAAAATGATTTAAATAATTTATTAAATTTAACAGAAAATATAGAAAAACTAATAGAAAAATTAAGTTACGTTGGTGAAACACTTGATAAAGTAAAAACACGCTTAGATAAAAATGTTACTTTACTTGGATTTGCAGGAGCTCCTTTTACTGTTGCAAGTTATATGATTGAAGGTGGTAGCAGTAAAGGAGAGTTTTTTGAATGCAAAAAATTAATGTTTAACCAACCTGATGTATTCCACAGTCTTATGAATATTCTCACTAAAGTAACAATTGCTTATTTAAAAATGCAAATAAAAGCTGGTGCAGAAGTAATTCAATTATTTGAAAGTTGGTCGGGAGCTCTTTCTGCTGATCAATACAATGAATTTTGTCTTCCATACACAAAAAAAATTGTTGATGAAATAAAAATGCATGCCCCAGTAATTCACTTTTTTGGTCAAGGTGCACATCTTACAAAACAGCTTTTAGAAATAAACCCCAATGTGTATGGTGTTGATTGGCGACAAAATTTAGATGAAGTATCTGCACAGCTTAAAGAAACTTACATCTCATTACAGGGAAATTTAGACCCCCTCTTATTATATGCACCAACAGATAGTCTTTTAGATCATTTAGAAAAATGTCTAATTGATGGCAGCAAACATCAATACGGTTATATCTTCAACTTAGGACATGGATGCACACAACACACTCCAATAGAAAAAGTGGCTGAACTTGTTAAATTTGTAAATGCATTTAGACTATAA
- a CDS encoding sterol desaturase family protein, which yields MAKKFIFGEGKISGYISIFLSILAFFAIFCFKFPELLTTSDLREIYTAEIMRSVLFTVIIISFLFALLSFILSRKKTLTIISFVILTLTIYFEGLTIQGRAVEKTSWSLGLDWLLIDLLLMSIIFIPFEIVFPKYKDQELFHSEWKTDLIYFVVGHLLIQFLSVAIKIPAQIFFGKLNLEFIQNFIDTLPFFIELILALFIVDLFQYWIHRFYHSFEYTWRFHSIHHSTIHMNWLAGSRIHLLEILVTRSFTFIPIYILNFSPITFNTLIVIIAIHSVFIHSNIKIEFKYLKYIITSPQYHFWHHCIETKYYGKNYAILFPFLDIIFGTFYLPSKNWPSGTGVHNGNYPKGYLKQFIYPFIHNPFKFILKKTETTDR from the coding sequence ATGGCAAAAAAGTTCATATTTGGAGAAGGAAAAATCAGTGGATATATCTCTATTTTTTTATCTATCCTTGCATTTTTTGCGATATTTTGTTTTAAATTTCCTGAATTATTAACTACATCAGATCTAAGAGAAATTTATACTGCGGAAATTATGCGTAGTGTTTTATTTACTGTTATTATTATTTCTTTCTTATTTGCTTTACTTAGTTTTATATTAAGTAGAAAAAAAACTTTAACAATCATTTCTTTTGTAATTTTAACTTTAACTATTTATTTTGAAGGTTTAACAATTCAAGGAAGAGCTGTAGAAAAAACTAGTTGGAGTTTAGGTTTAGATTGGTTATTAATTGATTTATTACTCATGTCTATTATTTTTATTCCATTTGAAATTGTTTTTCCTAAATATAAAGACCAGGAATTATTTCATAGTGAATGGAAAACTGATTTAATATACTTTGTAGTAGGCCATTTACTCATTCAGTTTTTAAGCGTTGCAATAAAAATTCCGGCACAAATATTTTTTGGGAAATTAAACTTAGAATTTATCCAAAATTTTATCGATACATTACCATTTTTTATTGAATTAATTTTAGCACTTTTTATAGTAGATTTATTTCAATATTGGATTCATAGATTTTATCACTCTTTTGAATATACTTGGCGTTTTCATTCCATTCATCATTCAACTATTCATATGAATTGGCTTGCTGGAAGTCGAATTCATTTATTAGAAATACTAGTCACAAGATCTTTTACTTTTATACCAATTTATATATTAAATTTTTCTCCTATCACATTTAATACTCTAATCGTAATAATTGCCATTCATTCAGTTTTTATTCATTCAAATATTAAAATTGAGTTTAAATATTTAAAATATATCATAACCTCTCCTCAATATCATTTTTGGCATCATTGTATTGAAACTAAATATTATGGAAAAAATTATGCCATTTTATTCCCTTTTCTAGATATAATTTTTGGAACATTTTATCTCCCCAGCAAAAATTGGCCTTCTGGTACTGGTGTTCATAATGGAAATTACCCAAAGGGATATTTGAAACAATTTATTTATCCTTTTATTCATAATCCATTTAAATTTATTTTGAAAAAAACTGAAACAACTGATAGATGA
- a CDS encoding OmpA family protein, which translates to MYSFKSIQLLVPISCLLFSNSYAISEKNYSNKYECQYEFELNKSNIDSNFIASCLEKVKSSENIISIKVLASANLKGSNQYNDKLSKERLQNAAELLSKKLPNIDNKELISVGKSSEYGKKVYITLYTNEKEIPTQVSNSNLNEHKPSTVASEPLEHNHKTATQKAHSEYVKEEPPYKLDYKRE; encoded by the coding sequence ATGTATTCTTTTAAGTCTATTCAGTTGTTAGTGCCTATCTCTTGTTTACTTTTTTCAAATTCATATGCAATATCAGAGAAAAATTACAGTAACAAGTATGAATGCCAATATGAATTTGAGTTGAATAAAAGTAATATTGATTCAAATTTTATTGCGTCTTGCTTAGAAAAAGTGAAAAGCAGTGAAAATATTATATCTATCAAAGTTCTTGCATCTGCAAATTTAAAAGGTAGCAATCAATATAATGATAAACTATCAAAAGAAAGATTACAAAATGCTGCGGAATTGTTATCTAAAAAATTACCAAATATAGATAATAAAGAATTAATTTCGGTAGGCAAAAGTAGTGAATATGGAAAAAAAGTTTATATTACGTTATATACAAACGAAAAAGAAATTCCAACACAAGTAAGTAATTCTAATTTAAATGAACATAAGCCATCAACAGTAGCTTCTGAGCCTCTTGAACATAACCATAAAACAGCTACACAAAAGGCGCATTCGGAATATGTAAAAGAAGAACCCCCTTATAAACTTGATTATAAAAGGGAATAA
- the tpiA gene encoding triose-phosphate isomerase, whose product MQNKRKKLIIGNWKMFKDAIQASADFQTLSDNVAAKNLSIEVGVAAPSIFLADLARKTRNTVSLFAQNAHWAEEGAFTGEVSPAMLKSIHVLGSLVAHSERRQMFAETNQTAGARISALLNHGMRAVYCVGETLAEREKGLLKEILVTQLEQAFVASKIRNSQTFVGSDPNKPLLSIAYEPVWAIGTGKAASAVEAQEAHTIIRTFLLNYFGDEIGNQFQILYGGSVKANNVSEFINCPNIDGALVGGASLVPKDFLELCMKSSN is encoded by the coding sequence ATGCAAAATAAAAGAAAAAAACTTATCATTGGAAACTGGAAGATGTTTAAAGATGCCATTCAGGCTTCAGCTGATTTCCAAACTTTGTCAGATAATGTTGCTGCAAAAAATTTATCAATTGAAGTTGGAGTTGCAGCACCTAGTATTTTTTTAGCGGATTTAGCTAGAAAAACTAGAAATACTGTTTCTTTGTTTGCACAAAATGCACATTGGGCTGAAGAAGGAGCTTTTACTGGAGAAGTGTCTCCAGCGATGTTAAAAAGCATCCATGTTTTAGGAAGTCTTGTTGCGCATAGTGAACGTCGTCAAATGTTTGCAGAAACAAATCAAACTGCTGGAGCCAGAATTAGTGCATTGCTAAATCATGGTATGCGAGCTGTATATTGCGTAGGTGAAACACTTGCTGAACGTGAAAAAGGTCTACTAAAAGAAATTTTAGTCACACAGTTAGAGCAAGCTTTTGTTGCTTCTAAAATAAGAAATTCTCAAACATTTGTTGGCTCTGACCCAAATAAACCTCTTCTTTCCATTGCGTATGAGCCTGTGTGGGCTATTGGCACGGGGAAAGCAGCTTCAGCTGTGGAAGCTCAAGAAGCGCACACAATTATAAGAACTTTTTTACTGAATTATTTTGGAGATGAAATTGGAAATCAGTTCCAAATTTTGTATGGCGGCAGTGTTAAAGCTAATAATGTCAGTGAATTCATCAATTGTCCTAATATTGATGGAGCCCTAGTTGGCGGAGCAAGCCTAGTTCCAAAAGATTTTTTAGAATTATGTATGAAGAGCTCTAACTAA
- a CDS encoding YoaK family protein, producing the protein METTHEKDNQESLILRVSRKLGLGSLLSFVAGLVNSIGFLGFGLFVSHVSGHATYAAVEYSKHYYILALTSSTAVLFFILGSATTAILMKGKTIEEQGITLILPVILEALLLLYVMYETFYYSDLQLTYDSYGHANFFLVLSFAMGLQNATLRKKQGAHIRTTHMTGTATDIGSALGTIFYFSIKPLFFIPFSWIKYRKISTAILIPLKLVYSKQQIDILLVNLLTLLFFGIGAILGTFGFIYFHFFVLILPIFILFMIAIIEFFLGSRKLQ; encoded by the coding sequence ATGGAAACAACTCATGAAAAAGACAATCAAGAAAGTTTGATACTTAGAGTATCAAGGAAATTAGGATTAGGTTCATTATTGTCTTTTGTTGCTGGTTTAGTGAATTCCATTGGTTTTTTAGGATTTGGATTATTTGTTTCACATGTTTCTGGACATGCTACTTATGCAGCAGTTGAATATTCTAAACACTACTATATCTTAGCTTTAACTTCATCTACTGCTGTTTTATTTTTTATTTTAGGCTCCGCTACCACAGCAATATTAATGAAAGGTAAGACTATTGAAGAACAAGGGATAACTCTAATTTTACCTGTAATTTTAGAAGCACTTTTATTGCTTTATGTTATGTATGAAACATTTTATTATTCAGATTTGCAACTCACTTATGATTCATATGGACATGCTAACTTTTTTTTAGTTTTAAGTTTTGCTATGGGACTACAAAATGCCACTTTAAGAAAAAAACAAGGTGCACATATTAGAACAACACATATGACAGGTACTGCTACGGATATAGGCAGTGCATTAGGTACAATTTTCTATTTTAGTATTAAGCCGTTGTTTTTTATTCCTTTCAGTTGGATAAAATATAGAAAAATATCAACAGCTATATTAATTCCTCTCAAGTTAGTATACTCAAAACAACAAATCGATATTTTACTGGTGAATCTCCTCACACTATTGTTTTTTGGTATTGGTGCAATTTTAGGAACTTTTGGTTTTATCTATTTTCATTTTTTTGTTTTAATTCTTCCAATATTTATCCTCTTTATGATAGCTATTATTGAGTTTTTTCTAGGAAGCAGAAAACTGCAATAA
- a CDS encoding phosphoglycerate kinase, with the protein MANKIQTLNDLSFSSDQQPVVFLRLDLNVPIKKGAISDETRIVAALPTIKWLLDKKAKIIACSHLGRPKGVGYEEEFSLAPVGVRLAELLNLEVVLAQDYVEDGFGKIVYDLKPNQIILLENLRFHKEEQAGNANFAQKLAKNAEFYVNDAFGTCHRADASMFAVPECFPLEKRAAGFLVAKEMQFLEEAFRAPKAPVTAIFGGSKVSDKIDILRKFTNIANNMIIGGAMAYTFLKYLGKNVGKSRVEEDKLNLVEEIFKAAEKRNVKIYLPEDHICGADFSENTIPVVVQSADIPEGLMGLDIGEKSAVTFGKIIESSNVVVWNGPMGVFEFESFSKGTKAVAQALAQCSGTTIVGGGDSAAAIVKFNLQDKVTHVSTGGGASMELLEGKELPGIKVLRKK; encoded by the coding sequence ATGGCAAATAAAATTCAAACTTTAAATGATTTATCTTTCTCTTCTGATCAGCAACCAGTTGTTTTTTTAAGGTTAGATTTAAATGTTCCCATAAAAAAAGGTGCTATTTCGGATGAAACTAGAATTGTGGCTGCTTTACCAACAATAAAATGGTTATTAGATAAAAAAGCAAAAATTATTGCTTGCTCACATTTAGGGAGACCCAAAGGTGTTGGGTATGAAGAAGAATTTTCCCTTGCCCCAGTTGGAGTTCGTTTAGCAGAATTACTTAACTTAGAAGTAGTTCTAGCTCAAGATTATGTAGAAGATGGATTTGGAAAAATTGTTTATGATTTAAAACCAAATCAAATTATTCTATTAGAAAATTTACGGTTTCATAAAGAAGAACAAGCTGGAAATGCAAATTTTGCTCAAAAATTAGCTAAAAATGCAGAATTTTATGTCAACGATGCATTTGGTACATGCCATAGAGCCGATGCATCCATGTTTGCCGTTCCTGAATGTTTTCCATTAGAAAAAAGAGCTGCTGGTTTTTTAGTTGCGAAAGAAATGCAGTTTTTAGAAGAAGCTTTTAGAGCTCCAAAGGCTCCTGTTACTGCCATTTTTGGAGGTTCTAAAGTTTCAGATAAAATAGATATTCTTCGTAAATTCACTAATATTGCAAATAATATGATTATTGGTGGAGCTATGGCATATACTTTTCTAAAATATTTAGGTAAAAACGTTGGTAAATCAAGAGTTGAAGAAGATAAATTAAATCTTGTAGAAGAAATTTTCAAAGCGGCTGAAAAAAGAAATGTTAAAATTTATTTACCTGAAGATCATATTTGTGGTGCTGATTTTTCAGAAAATACTATCCCAGTTGTTGTTCAATCTGCAGATATTCCAGAAGGATTAATGGGATTAGATATAGGAGAAAAGTCTGCTGTTACTTTTGGTAAAATTATTGAAAGTAGTAATGTTGTTGTCTGGAATGGTCCTATGGGTGTTTTTGAATTTGAATCCTTTTCTAAAGGAACAAAAGCTGTTGCACAAGCATTAGCGCAATGTAGTGGAACAACAATTGTAGGAGGTGGAGATTCCGCTGCTGCTATTGTTAAATTTAATTTACAAGATAAAGTAACTCACGTTTCTACTGGTGGTGGGGCAAGTATGGAGTTACTTGAAGGAAAAGAGCTCCCTGGAATTAAAGTGCTGCGTAAAAAATAA
- a CDS encoding helix-turn-helix transcriptional regulator, whose product MLENYINIAKSLEKLFTPYLEIVIHDLKLKKITYIANNISNRQIGEDSNLNDIKFNDSQKIIGPYEKMNYDGRMLKSISIVIDIDNPKYLMCLNFDCSFLVNMRNMIDIFFNKDDFDKNAAVLFKDDWQEKIHIYLNNTLINLKKDINSLTKEEKKQIIIDLEKNGAFQAKNSKEYIAKILNISRASVYNYLNN is encoded by the coding sequence ATGCTGGAAAATTATATTAATATTGCAAAATCTTTAGAAAAATTATTCACTCCTTATCTAGAAATTGTAATTCATGATTTAAAATTAAAAAAAATTACCTATATAGCTAATAACATTTCTAATAGACAAATTGGAGAAGATTCAAATTTAAATGATATTAAATTTAATGATTCACAAAAAATTATAGGTCCTTATGAGAAAATGAATTATGATGGAAGAATGCTTAAAAGTATTAGTATAGTCATAGATATTGATAATCCAAAATATTTGATGTGTTTAAATTTTGATTGTTCATTTTTAGTAAATATGAGAAATATGATTGATATTTTTTTTAATAAAGATGATTTTGATAAAAATGCAGCCGTACTTTTTAAAGATGATTGGCAAGAAAAAATCCATATTTATTTAAATAATACTCTAATAAATTTGAAAAAAGATATTAATTCTTTAACAAAAGAGGAAAAAAAACAAATTATTATTGACCTAGAGAAAAATGGAGCTTTTCAAGCGAAAAATTCAAAAGAATATATTGCTAAGATATTAAATATTTCTAGAGCATCAGTATATAACTATTTAAATAATTAA
- the pepF gene encoding oligoendopeptidase F codes for MQKIKNRNEINIEETWDLSDLFTDFKDWEENFKKLPTEEEVENVIQEKYKNRLAIRPEILFDCLKYKENLSRKLENLFVYAQLRSTEDTSDNHATEAVGKIENKMANLTAKFSFLNPEILNISNLKLWLEESPLDVYKFSLSELLRSKEHVLTEKEEEILAKLSVPLRTFDEIHSKWNNADLKFEPALDSLGEKHIVSNSRYSLNLQSKDRKLRENTFQSYYQEIAKWRNTITANYYGNMSTGSNIAKIRKFSGFLESELFDDNIPIDLYDNLIKNVKANLNILHESMRIRKKILKLDKVYPYDRYVSLYESNENSYFSWEEGRDLVLKAIQPLGNEYVEIATKGLTKERWIDRAENEGKRSGAFSWGTYDSRPYMLQTWTGTLGDVYTLAHELGHSMHSYYSNKNQPYHNAHYAIFVAEVASTLNEALLSQYILREKKGSNLAKYVLSENLENFEGTVLRQVLFANFEREAAKIVDQNEAFTPERLEELFLNMNKEWYGEEHSGFPDFIKHEWMRIPHFYSAFYVYKYATSYCASLALSEALLKDPDTTRKQIFNLLKAGGSKAPLEILLDAGIDFLTPKPVENAFLNYQKNLTIAENEL; via the coding sequence ATGCAAAAAATCAAAAATAGAAATGAAATCAACATTGAAGAAACTTGGGATCTATCAGATCTTTTTACCGACTTTAAGGATTGGGAAGAAAATTTTAAAAAGCTTCCCACAGAAGAAGAAGTTGAAAATGTGATTCAAGAAAAATATAAAAATAGACTCGCTATAAGACCTGAGATTTTGTTTGACTGTTTAAAGTATAAGGAGAATTTGTCCCGAAAACTTGAAAATTTGTTTGTTTATGCTCAATTAAGAAGCACTGAAGACACTTCAGACAATCATGCAACTGAAGCTGTTGGTAAAATTGAAAATAAAATGGCAAACTTAACTGCCAAATTTTCATTTTTGAACCCAGAAATATTAAACATCTCAAATTTAAAGCTATGGTTAGAAGAATCTCCTTTGGATGTATATAAATTCTCACTTTCTGAACTATTGAGAAGTAAAGAGCATGTTTTAACTGAAAAGGAAGAAGAAATTTTAGCAAAACTTTCTGTTCCTTTAAGAACATTTGATGAGATCCATAGCAAATGGAATAATGCTGACTTAAAATTTGAACCTGCTTTAGATTCATTAGGTGAAAAACATATTGTTTCAAATTCAAGATATTCATTAAATTTGCAATCAAAAGATAGAAAATTAAGAGAAAATACATTCCAGTCTTATTACCAAGAAATTGCAAAATGGAGAAATACTATAACAGCAAATTATTATGGGAATATGTCAACAGGCTCAAATATTGCAAAAATTAGAAAATTTTCTGGTTTTCTTGAAAGCGAACTGTTTGATGATAATATACCTATAGATCTTTATGATAATTTAATTAAAAATGTTAAAGCTAATTTAAATATTCTGCATGAAAGTATGCGAATTAGAAAAAAAATACTTAAATTAGATAAAGTTTATCCTTATGATAGATATGTTTCTTTATATGAAAGCAATGAAAATTCATATTTTTCTTGGGAAGAAGGAAGGGATCTTGTATTAAAAGCTATTCAACCTTTAGGCAATGAATATGTTGAAATAGCAACAAAAGGTTTAACAAAAGAAAGATGGATTGATAGAGCTGAAAATGAAGGAAAAAGATCTGGAGCCTTTTCTTGGGGAACATATGATTCAAGACCTTATATGCTGCAAACTTGGACTGGAACCTTAGGTGATGTTTATACTTTAGCCCATGAATTAGGGCATTCTATGCATTCATATTATAGCAATAAAAATCAACCATACCATAATGCACATTATGCAATTTTTGTTGCAGAAGTTGCTAGTACATTGAATGAAGCATTACTTAGTCAATATATTTTGCGAGAGAAAAAAGGCTCAAACCTAGCAAAATATGTTTTATCTGAAAATCTTGAAAATTTTGAGGGGACTGTATTACGACAAGTTTTATTTGCAAATTTTGAACGAGAAGCTGCAAAAATAGTGGATCAAAACGAAGCATTTACTCCAGAAAGACTTGAAGAACTTTTCTTAAATATGAATAAAGAATGGTATGGAGAAGAACACAGTGGCTTTCCAGATTTTATAAAGCATGAATGGATGCGGATTCCACATTTCTATTCCGCTTTTTATGTCTATAAATATGCTACTAGTTACTGCGCTTCTCTAGCTTTATCTGAAGCATTATTAAAAGATCCTGACACAACTAGAAAACAAATATTTAATTTGTTAAAAGCGGGCGGCTCAAAAGCTCCATTAGAAATTCTTCTTGACGCAGGAATAGATTTCCTAACTCCAAAACCTGTTGAAAATGCTTTTTTAAATTATCAAAAAAATTTAACTATTGCAGAAAATGAATTGTAA
- a CDS encoding mannose-1-phosphate guanylyltransferase: protein MQSDLLENFENNDIYSIILCGGSGTRLWPLSRKSFPKQFISLGEKQKTLLQLTIDRVKNISPIQNRWLVTAQCQEKLCKSQISHQIDKIIVEPEARNTAPAIALTAWKLMQENPDSIMVILSSDHSIQNVRSFEQTILDAINLAKNNLFVTVGIQPTYPATGFGYIEQGLPLDIEGNILSPQRLSETTPTGYSVRSFREKPNQAAAEQFIRTQKYLWNAGIFVWKTKTFWNAYSHIQPEAAKLIESINNYNIAEVYKKLENVPIDIAFIEQTSHVACVPANFDWNDVGSWSAVRECFEQDSQGNNVSGEVFLLDTKNSVVHSTGPFVSVIGMENVAVVASPDAILVMPLNRSQDVKKTIQYLETKNPKLL from the coding sequence TTGCAATCAGATCTTTTAGAAAACTTTGAGAACAATGATATATATTCAATCATTTTATGCGGCGGATCAGGGACAAGACTGTGGCCACTTTCTAGAAAATCATTTCCAAAGCAGTTCATATCTTTAGGTGAAAAACAAAAAACGCTTTTACAATTAACAATAGATAGAGTAAAAAATATTTCCCCCATTCAAAACAGATGGTTAGTTACTGCTCAATGCCAAGAAAAGCTTTGCAAGAGCCAAATATCACATCAAATAGATAAAATCATAGTAGAACCTGAAGCGCGTAATACAGCACCAGCAATTGCTTTAACCGCTTGGAAACTTATGCAGGAAAATCCAGATTCTATAATGGTCATTTTATCTTCAGATCATTCCATCCAAAATGTAAGATCTTTTGAACAAACTATCCTAGATGCCATCAATCTGGCCAAAAATAATTTGTTTGTCACAGTTGGTATTCAACCAACTTATCCAGCAACGGGTTTCGGTTATATCGAACAAGGACTTCCTCTCGATATTGAAGGAAATATTCTTTCTCCACAGCGACTTTCAGAGACAACTCCTACTGGTTATAGTGTGCGTAGTTTTAGAGAAAAACCCAATCAAGCTGCAGCTGAACAATTTATTAGAACCCAAAAGTATTTATGGAATGCAGGAATCTTTGTTTGGAAAACAAAAACATTTTGGAATGCATATTCGCATATTCAACCAGAAGCAGCTAAATTGATAGAAAGTATAAACAACTATAATATAGCTGAAGTTTATAAAAAATTAGAAAATGTACCGATTGATATTGCTTTTATTGAACAAACAAGTCACGTTGCTTGCGTCCCAGCAAACTTTGATTGGAACGATGTGGGTTCCTGGTCGGCTGTAAGGGAATGTTTTGAACAGGATAGTCAAGGAAATAACGTTTCAGGAGAAGTTTTTCTGCTTGATACAAAAAATTCAGTTGTCCACTCAACAGGCCCCTTTGTTTCAGTAATTGGAATGGAGAATGTTGCAGTTGTGGCTAGTCCAGACGCAATACTTGTCATGCCATTGAATCGAAGTCAGGACGTGAAAAAAACAATTCAATATTTGGAAACAAAAAATCCAAAACTATTGTAA